A stretch of the Nakaseomyces glabratus chromosome L, complete sequence genome encodes the following:
- the SNF5 gene encoding Snf5p (CAGL0L02123g~Ortholog(s) have DNA translocase activity, RNA polymerase II activating transcription factor binding activity) — MNNQAADNVMNNDPNNGTQTSNTGKPNKKPNPQSASIMQTIFRNIGTPSFKLSQIPQQYLQNLTPQQLQMIQNRHQQLLYARMQQQQAQNSQASTPQEQVSAANKISTQRKPASNAPSPAVQEIQQNHAFQQSNSTPTAFHNSPPNSSTGSVNPNTGGVPPTLPPQIAQLPLASQQQVLQTLKQQAIAKNNPAVVAAITAAEQHVKNLLEQQDQQNTGSKSQTKMTANKQGSRVVNQKMTTAANYVPESPGITNQIPPMALPQNIPPPQIDMRKYELPSFQTINYDPPETKLPNPSYWSSRNPTTDILLYEQITQRDKANVSAQHREVNGYDPFSIYGFSNKEYVSKLWHTLKYYQDLKTTRMKSITNTSQNIPTASIWGNGYSGYGNGITNTTTKVVPFHPIAGRNFYSPDKIKLYKQAMSEDAENLVPVRLEFDLERDKFFLRDTLLWNRNESVVDINEFVEDMVADYQFDTSIKRHAIDMISQSIKEQVQEYQPNPFIEEHLSRIGGDDMRITIKLDIVVGQTQLIDQFEWDLSNPDNSPEEFAECMCRELELPGEFVSAIAHSIREQVHMYHKSLIMLGYGFDGGIVEDDDIRSRILPVVTVDDVYRPPADCKVFTPNILQISPAELERLDKDKDRDTRRKRRQGRFSRRGNTNIGGMSMSSTNANASAANNSSVGGEATLPDIADIPRTFRTPIPSTILPGGVDLGPSVFSYNLETSVEYQSRGPPPEPVMPPCYVVDHIPGKSMLVSIKLPQKTAAPLAVEQHGQHFGGDSTNTDVPIKKEDDNISAEAAPSMQNISNPSQTIQAASEVPEDKREQDIDAITPIVESQTEEKKEEPETATENSEKIEDKETMDKVVEAESGEKQVVSEQELNSHIDEKLDGEKPPVDSTDIKKVGESEQVNGTPPLEVNTTQKEAKSPSDEVPQSIESGMKSPEEENKEGSSNDNRLESENINTSNENDNADTEVAGKDNEETEVAGKDNKETEVAGKDNEETEATRMGSEESGNQYDDNQTHNETTEKPDTDNTDGQEKTQL; from the coding sequence ATGAATAATCAGGCCGCCGACAATGTTATGAATAACGACCCGAACAATGGCACGCAAACAAGCAATACAGGGAAACCTAACAAGAAGCCTAATCCACAAAGCGCGTCAATAATGCAGACGATATTCAGGAATATAGGAACACCATCTTTTAAACTGTCTCAAATACCACAACAATACCTTCAAAATCTGACTCCACAGCAATTGCAAATGATACAGAACAGACATCAACAGCTGTTGTATGCGAGAatgcaacaacaacaagcTCAGAACAGTCAAGCATCAACACCGCAGGAACAGGTGTCAGCGGCCAATAAAATTTCAACTCAACGGAAACCAGCATCAAATGCCCCCTCACCGGCAGTGCAGgaaattcaacaaaatcaTGCTTTTCAACAAAGTAACTCTACACCCACCGCATTTCATAATTCCCCACCTAATTCGTCAACGGGCTCTGTAAATCCAAACACAGGGGGAGTACCGCCAACGCTTCCTCCACAAATAGCTCAATTACCACTGGCTTCTCAGCAACAAGTATTACAGACTTTGAAACAGCAAGCAAtagcaaaaaataatccAGCTGTGGTTGCCGCGATAACAGCAGCTGAACAACATGTAAAGAACTTGTTGGAACAGCAGGACCAACAGAATACAGGATCAAAAAGTCAGACAAAAATGACAGCGAATAAACAAGGTTCAAGGGTGGTGAACCAGAAGATGACAACAGCTGCAAATTATGTTCCAGAATCTCCAGGAATAACCAACCAAATACCTCCCATGGCCCTCCCGCAGAATATTCCACCCCCACAAATTGATATGAGGAAGTACGAACTACCAAGCTTCCAAACCATTAATTATGATCCCCCAGAAACTAAACTACCTAATCCATCATACTGGTCCTCAAGAAACCCTACTACTGATATCCTGCTCTATGAGCAAATTACTCAAAGGGATAAAGCTAATGTTAGTGCCCAACACAGAGAAGTTAATGGGTATGATCCTTTCAGTATTTACGGTTTTAGTAACAAAGAATATGTAAGCAAATTGTGGCATACCTTAAAATACTATCAGGATTTGAAGACCACCAGAATGAAATCTATAACGAATACCTCTCAAAACATACCAACAGCAAGTATATGGGGTAACGGTTACTCGGGTTATGGCAATGGAATCACAAATACCACTACAAAAGTTGTACCATTTCATCCAATTGCTGGTAGAAACTTCTATTCACCcgataaaataaaactatACAAACAGGCAATGAGTGAGGACGCAGAAAATCTCGTCCCTGTTAGATTAGAATTTGACTTGGAGAGGGATAAATTCTTCTTGAGAGACACATTACTATGGAATCGGAATGAATCTGTTGTTGACATAAACGAGTTTGTGGAGGATATGGTAGCCGACTATCAATTTGACACTTCGATCAAAAGACACGCCATTGATATGATTTCACAGTCCATAAAAGAGCAAGTTCAGGAATATCAACCTAATCCATTTATTGAAGAACATTTGTCAAGAATTGGTGGAGACGACATGAGAATTACAATTAAACTTGACATTGTTGTAGGACAAACCCAATTGATTGACCAGTTCGAATGGGATCTTTCCAACCCTGACAATTCCCCAGAGGAGTTTGCCGAATGTATGTGTCGCGAATTAGAGCTACCTGGTGAATTTGTCTCCGCAATTGCTCATAGCATTAGAGAGCAGGTTCATATGTACCATAAATCATTGATAATGCTGGGCTACGGATTTGATGGAGGTATTGTAGAGGATGATGATATTAGAAGTAGAATACTACCCGTGGTCACAGTTGATGACGTATATAGACCTCCTGCAGATTGTAAAGTTTTTACGCCCAACATACTTCAAATTTCCCCCGCTGAGCTGGAAAGACTAGATAAAGACAAAGATAGGGATACCAGACGTAAAAGAAGACAGGGTAGATTTAGTAGACGTGGTAATACAAATATTGGTGGTATGTCGATGTCTTCTACTAATGCAAACGCAAGTGCAGCAAACAACTCATCAGTGGGTGGTGAGGCTACATTACCTGATATTGCTGATATTCCAAGAACCTTTAGAACTCCTATACCAAGTACCATACTTCCTGGAGGTGTTGATTTAGGCCCATCTGTCTTCTCATATAACTTAGAAACGTCTGTTGAATATCAATCGAGGGGGCCACCACCTGAACCAGTCATGCCTCCATGTTATGTTGTTGATCATATTCCTGGAAAGTCAATGTTAGTATCCATTAAACTCCCCCAAAAGACTGCAGCTCCACTGGCAGTAGAACAACATGGCCAGCATTTCGGAGGTGACAGCACTAACACTGATGTCCCAATTAAAAAGGAGGATGATAACATTTCTGCTGAAGCTGCACCATCAATgcaaaatatatcaaaccCTTCACAAACTATCCAAGCAGCAAGTGAAGTCCCCGAGGACAAGAGAGAACAAGATATCGATGCTATTACTCCAATTGTAGAAAGTCAAActgaagagaaaaaagaagagcCTGAGACGGCAACCGAAAATTCTGAGAAGAttgaagataaagaaacaatGGACAAAGTTGTGGAGGCAGAAAGTGGTGAGAAACAAGTCGTTAGTGAACAGGAATTAAACTCACATATCGATGAAAAACTTGATGGCGAGAAACCACCAGTTGATTCCACTGACATAAAAAAGGTTGGTGAATCAGAACAAGTAAACGGTACCCCACCACTTGAAGTTAATACAACACAAAAGGAAGCCAAATCTCCATCCGACGAAGTACCGCAATCCATAGAATCAGGGATGAAATCTCCTGAGGAGGAAAACAAAGAAGGCTCATCTAATGATAATAGGCTAGAATCTGAAAACATAAATACTTCCAACGAAAATGATAATGCTGATACGGAAGTAGCTGGAAAGGATAATGAAGAGACAGAAGTTGCTGGAAAGGATAATAAAGAGACAGAAGTTGCTGGAAAGGATAATGAAGAGACAGAAGCTACTAGAATGGGTAGTGAAGAAAGCGGAAATCAATATGATGATAATCAGACTCACAATGAGACCACCGAAAAACCTGATACAGACAATACAGATGGTCAGGAAAAGACCCAATTGTAA
- the APM3 gene encoding Apm3p (CAGL0L02145g~Ortholog(s) have role in Golgi to vacuole transport, protein targeting to vacuole and AP-3 adaptor complex localization) — translation MVYQAVYITDAENKLVFQHLLNAKAPEFSKMWVKLSAMHPQLVAPRNYQDNIYTIERDSGGGSVSSTSEEVIGSYGTDNTIYKYKSQLAGSALTYWCLHSNDSNVYYMEPLFAMQVFETRLHEYFDKEELTITKITNNADRVSIICNYILNGGYYNVAGMYDSRIKEIVPERSDLSKLISSTAHTIQSAVNKQRNTPGFGNGMGQSMGSKVSHIGSTLKGDDSVAPWRNGKNIHNDRNELYADVREVIQVVYQKKYSSKKNDSRRKIFGRRSGHLEYVRGNISGSVDMRCFLTGNPLVEIALKQGGLDIGIPGFHDCVDKTSLLKQEKISKLSFIPPDGRFTLMQYNINLDQGKRHSVGLVHADIEDHLGTLGDEFEVTLNISSSTSVKHIEDMEVMLYFGLSHGNRKKDTHLSSDEEEFSVEQFRIKPLQITHGRLENMSSGVHKRSKWVFDKEVSTGTMPVLRGCVERQRSDEDVKDSKGSDSTAQRMLVLQSINISYKHTGSSNGLQIESINVDTSADLQRNLFKGVKYHTIAKDYQVRV, via the coding sequence ATGGTTTACCAGGCAGTGTATATTACTGATGCGGAGAATAAGCTGGTGTTTCAGCATTTGCTGAATGCCAAGGCTCCTGAGTTCAGCAAGATGTGGGTGAAGTTGTCAGCTATGCATCCTCAATTGGTGGCACCACGTAATTACCAGGACAACATATATACAATTGAGAGGGATTCTGGTGGAGGAAGTGTTTCAAGCACTTCAGAGGAGGTAATTGGGTCGTATGGTACAGATAATACTATTTACAAGTACAAGTCACAGCTGGCGGGGTCCGCGCTGACCTATTGGTGCTTGCATTCTAATGACAGCAATGTGTATTACATGGAGCCACTATTTGCCATGCAAGTATTTGAGACGAGACTGCATGAGTATTTTGACAAAGAGGAACTAACTATCACTAAGATCACCAACAATGCTGACCGAGTGTCGATTATCTGCAATTATATTCTGAATGGTGGATATTATAATGTAGCTGGCATGTATGATAGTAGGATTAAAGAGATTGTACCGGAGAGGTCTGATCTATCCAAACTCATAAGTAGTACTGCACACACGATACAAAGTGCTGTTAACAAGCAACGAAATACTCCCGGATTTGGTAATGGTATGGGTCAATCTATGGGTAGCAAGGTTTCACACATCGGAAGTACTTTGAAGGGAGATGACTCTGTTGCTCCATGGAGGAATGGCAAGAACATTCACAATGATCGGAATGAGCTCTATGCTGATGTGCGAGAAGTTATACAAGTGGTgtatcaaaagaaatattcCAGTAAGAAGAATGACAGTAGGCgcaaaatatttggaagGCGAAGTGGTCACTTAGAATATGTACGTGGTAATATTAGTGGTAGTGTTGATATGAGGTGTTTTTTAACTGGGAACCCATTGGTAGAGATAGCGTTAAAGCAAGGTGGCCTAGACATTGGTATACCTGGTTTTCACGATTGTGTTGACAAGACAAGTTTGTTGAAGCaagaaaagatatcaaAGTTGTCATTTATTCCGCCAGATGGTAGGTTTACGCTAATGCAGTATAACATCAATCTCGATCAGGGGAAGAGACACTCGGTAGGCTTAGTCCATGCGGATATAGAGGACCATCTAGGTACTTTGGGAGACGAATTTGAGGTCACACTAAATATCTCTAGTTCTACAAGTGTGAAACATATAGAAGACATGGAAGTGATGTTATACTTTGGGCTATCTCACGGCAACCGGAAGAAAGACACGCATCTATCATCGGATGAGGAAGAGTTTTCTGTCGAGCAATTCAGAATTAAACCATTGCAAATCACGCATGGTCGATTAGAGAACATGTCTTCAGGAGTACATAAAAGAAGTAAGTGGGTGTTTGACAAGGAAGTGTCTACAGGTACCATGCCCGTACTTCGAGGTTGTGTTGAGAGACAGCGCAGCGATGAAGATGTCAAGGACAGCAAGGGAAGCGACAGCACCGCTCAGAGAATGTTGGTGTTGCAAAGTATTAACATCAGTTACAAGCATACAGGCTCGAGCAATGGCTTGCAAATCGAATCTATCAACGTCGACACCTCTGCTGATCTGCAACGAAACTTATTCAAAGGTGTCAAATACCACACAATCGCCAAAGACTACCAAGTAAGAGTATAA
- the FOX2 gene encoding bifunctional hydroxyacyl-CoA dehydrogenase/enoyl-CoA hydratase FOX2 (CAGL0L02167g~Ortholog(s) have 3-hydroxyacyl-CoA dehydrogenase activity, 3-hydroxybutyryl-CoA epimerase activity, enoyl-CoA hydratase activity) → MGKDLSFNGRVVVITGAGGGLGKVYALEYAKRGAKVVVNDLGGTLGGSGHDSKAADVVVDEIVKSGGTAVANYDSVNDNGEQIVETAIKAFGRIDILINNAGILRDVSFAKMTEKEFSAVLDVHLTGAYRLTKAAWPYMRQQKFGRIINTASPAGLFGNFGQANYSAAKLGLVGFAETLAKEGYKYNINVNSIAPLARSRMTENVLPPHILKQLGPEKIAPLVLFLTHESTKVTNSIFELAAGFYGQIRWERSAGQIFNPNPETYTPEAILNKWTDITDFKDKPFNKVQHPIMLSDYNDLITKAKKLPENNDQGSIKITSLKDKVVIITGAGGGLGKSHALWFAKYGARVVVNDIKDPNTVVNEINSKYGEGRAIPDTHNVVTEANQVIETAMKAYGRVDVLVNNAGILRDRSFLKMTDQEWFAVVQVHLYSTFLLSKAVWPIFLKQKGGHIINTTSTSGIYGNFGQANYAAAKAAILGFSRTIAVEGAKRGIRVNIIAPHAETAMTKTIFSEKELANHFDASQVSPLVVLLASDELQRTNKKGVNGQLFEVGGGWVGQTRWQRAAGYVCLEDNVTPEALKENWKQVVNFSGHTTNPASTEQSSMGILQAVQKAQAAAATAKDVFEYNHKDVILYNIGLGATSKELKYTYENDSNFQVLPTFAVMPVFNSPPLAMDTLVDNFNYAMLLHGEQYFKIGQNPIPVKGALKTEVKPLQVIDKGGKAAVIVAGYKSVDAKTNKLVSYNESTFFVRGAHVPPNKKKYNEPRAPFAVQSFQAPTDRAPDYEVEVQTHKDQAAIYRLSGDFNPLHIDPALAKQVGFPSPIIHGLCTLGVSSKAVLEKFGPYEELKVRFTNAVFPGDTLKVRAWKQPNNVVIFQTVDLNTKKIVLDNAAVKLVGPVAKL, encoded by the coding sequence ATGGGGAAAGATTTGAGTTTTAATGGCCGTGTAGTGGTCATTACTGGTGCCGGTGGTGGGCTAGGTAAAGTATACGCGCTCGAGTATGCGAAGCGCGGTGCTAAAGTGGTTGTCAATGACCTGGGAGGTACGCTGGGTGGCAGTGGCCATGATAGCAAGGCCGCTGATGTTGTTGTGGATGAGATTGTGAAGAGTGGTGGTACCGCAGTGGCCAACTACGATTCTGTGAATGACAATGGCGAGCAGATTGTGGAGACCGCTATCAAGGCGTTTGGTAGAATTGACATCTTGATCAACAATGCTGGTATCCTTAGAGATGTGTCATTTGCCAAAATGACGGAGAAGGAGTTCTCAGCTGTGCTAGACGTTCACTTGACTGGTGCTTACAGGCTGACCAAGGCGGCTTGGCCATACATGCGTCAACAGAAGTTCGGTAGAATCATTAACACTGCATCTCCTGCAGGCTTGTTCGGTAATTTCGGGCAAGCCAATTACTCAGCTGCAAAATTGGGTCTGGTCGGTTTCGCTGAGACCTTGGCCAAGGAAGGTTACAAGTACAATATTAACGTCAACTCTATTGCACCTTTGGCAAGATCGAGAATGACTGAAAATGTGCTTCCACCACATATCCTAAAACAATTGGGACCTGAGAAGATTGCTCCATTGGTGTTGTTCTTAACTCACGAGTCTACGAAAGTTACCAACTCTATCTTTGAACTAGCAGCTGGTTTCTACGGTCAGATCAGGTGGGAAAGATCCGCTGGTCAGATCTTTAATCCAAATCCTGAGACTTACACTCCAGAGGCTATCCTGAACAAATGGACCGACATAACAGATTTCAAGGACAAGCCCTTCAACAAAGTACAACACCCAATCATGCTTTCTGATTACAATGATCTGATTACCAAGGCCAAGAAATTACCAGAAAATAACGACCAAGGAAGCATCAAGATAACTTCATTGAAGGATAAAGTTGTCATAATCACTGGTGCTGGTGGAGGTTTGGGTAAATCACACGCGTTATGGTTTGCTAAATATGGTGCTAGAGTTGTTGTGAATGATATCAAGGATCCAAATACAGTCGTCAATGAGATAAACTCTAAATATGGCGAAGGAAGAGCCATCCCAGATACTCATAATGTCGTTACTGAGGCTAATCAGGTCATTGAAACAGCAATGAAGGCTTATGGAAGAGTAGATGTCTTGGTCAATAACGCTGGTATCTTGCGTGATAGATCATTCTTGAAAATGACGGATCAGGAATGGTTTGCAGTTGTGCAAGTTCATTTGTACTCAACATTCCTGCTTTCAAAAGCAGTTTGGCCCATCTTCTTGAAGCAAAAAGGTGGCCATATCATCAACACTACATCCACTTCTGGTATTTACGGTAACTTCGGACAAGCAAACTATGCTGCCGCCAAGGCGGCAATTCTAGGTTTCTCAAGAACCATTGCTGTAGAAGGTGCCAAGAGAGGTATTAGAGTTAACATAATTGCTCCTCATGCTGAGACTGCTATGACTAAGACAATTTTTAGCGAAAAGGAACTAGCTAACCATTTTGATGCTTCACAAGTGTCTCCTTTAGTTGTTTTACTAGCAAGTGATGAATTACAGAGGACTAACAAAAAGGGAGTCAACGGCCAGTTGTTTGaagttggtggtggttGGGTCGGCCAGACTAGATGGCAGAGAGCTGCTGGTTACGTCTGTCTGGAGGACAATGTCACTCCTGAAGCTCTCAAGGAGAACTGGAAACAAGTAGTGAACTTCTCCGGTCACACAACTAACCCAGCTTCTACTGAACAGTCCTCTATGGGTATTTTACAAGCTGTTCAAAAAGCCCAAGCTGCAGCTGCAACCGCTAAAGATGTGTTTGAGTACAACCATAAGGATGTTATTCTCTACAACATCGGTCTTGGTGCTACTAGTAAGGAATTGAAGTACACTTACGAAAATGACTCTAATTTCCAAGTTCTACCTACATTTGCAGTTATGCCTGTCTTTAATTCTCCTCCTCTGGCTATGGATACCCTTGTTGACAACTTTAACTACGCTATGTTATTGCACGGTGAGCAATACTTCAAGATCGGCCAAAATCCTATTCCAGTGAAAGGTGCATTGAAAACTGAGGTCAAACCACTTCAAGTTATTGACAAAGGTGGGAAGGCTGCTGTTATTGTGGCCGGTTATAAGAGTGTTGATGCTAAAACCAATAAGTTGGTGTCATATAACGAAAGTACTTTCTTTGTTCGTGGCGCCCATGTACCACCTAACAAAAAGAAGTACAATGAACCTCGTGCTCCATTTGCCGTCCAAAGTTTCCAGGCACCTACTGACAGAGCCCCTGACTACGAAGTGGAAGTCCAAACTCATAAAGACCAAGCTGCCATTTACAGACTTTCTGGCGATTTCAATCCGTTACATATTGACCCAGCACTGGCTAAGCAAGTTGGTTTCCCATCTCCAATCATCCATGGCTTGTGTACATTGGGTGTTTCTTCAAAGGCTGTTTTGGAAAAGTTCGGTCCATATGAAGAATTAAAAGTTAGGTTTACCAACGCTGTTTTCCCAGGTGATACTCTGAAAGTTAGAGCTTGGAAGCAACCCAACAATGTTGTTATCTTCCAGACTGTAGATTTGAACACTAAAAAGATTGTTCTAGATAATGCTGCTGTCAAACTAGTGGGACCCGTCGCCAAACTTTAG
- the RSC4 gene encoding Rsc4p (CAGL0L02189g~Ortholog(s) have DNA translocase activity, lysine-acetylated histone binding activity and role in ATP-dependent chromatin remodeling, nucleosome disassembly, transcription elongation from RNA polymerase II promoter) yields MVFKKRKIEEEEEHETDTKYTPGKHPRTQASLPRVDYESPLDPENELFVEEWNIPKINNYISYMLDTLIETHKNLVKDFIKLPSRKFHPQYYYKIEKPISINEIKSRDYETNDGNLAFLLDVELIAKNCVSYNEEDTLIVKNSEQVVNLIEAEVLKTKNMNRNYLLNDSLKKRATKYLDLLLDCTDKDIEEAFNRPTKGVDSKMKICGPFREMVNKDDLPEYYEIIQNPISLDVIATNITIGKYKQLYDFITDVQLVFLNARVYNDVNTLIYQDATRILHYFNYLINNKLFAELQDATERGELNLELDPVGYEHMINEPSSNTNSLNLLDNDDMGETDNLEGLGNGYNRSIMSEDFLLGPMNDRNESNNNEDEEDDAEAKVPKYNIIKSLQKDVISNQYTMAKKPFEIIKQIEIFSTLRSFKQAVDPLPGSKPSTNPDWFQYIFKGNQMSQNENMYSLSLQPIHTQVTIAADTTKSGIKISLVLNRMLVKSRKMIINERNLMHLQSEVKPDLSGLVGEREEFDIRLSEGLNMLELRCIDTAQSQEEVVKLWINIFA; encoded by the coding sequence ATGGTAtttaagaaaagaaagatcgaggaagaagaagaacacgAAACTGATACCAAATACACACCAGGTAAGCATCCTCGGACTCAAGCATCTTTACCACGGGTTGATTATGAATCTCCTTTAGATCCAGAGAATGAGCTGTTTGTGGAGGAGTGGAATATACCAAAGATTAATAACTACATAAGCTACATGCTTGACACATTGATCGAAACACATAAGAACTTAGTGAAGGACTTCATAAAATTACCCAGCCGGAAGTTTCACCCTCAATATTACTATAAGATAGAGAAACcaatatcaataaatgaaatcaaATCCAGAGATTACGAAACTAATGATGGAAACTTGGCGTTTTTGCTCGATGTAGAGTTGATCGCTAAGAATTGTGTATCATATAATGAGGAAGATACCCTAATTGTGAAAAACTCTGAGCAGGTTGTTAATCTGATTGAGGCCGAAGTTTTGAAGACCAAGAATATGAATagaaattatttattaaacGATTCATTGAAAAAGAGAGCAACAAAATACCTTGATCTGTTGCTAGATTGTACTGATAAAGATATAGAAGAAGCATTTAATAGACCTACTAAAGGTGTTGATAGTAAGATGAAGATATGTGGACCTTTCAGAGAAATGGTTAATAAAGATGATTTGCCAGAGTACTATGaaataattcaaaatcCTATTTCATTGGATGTTATAGCCACCAACATTACAATCGGAAAATACAAGCAATTGTATGACTTTATAACAGATGTTCAGTTGGTTTTTTTGAATGCTCGGGTTTACAATGATGTGAACACACTGATTTACCAAGATGCAACAAGAATTTTGCATTATTTTAACTACCTCATAAACAATAAACTTTTTGCAGAACTGCAAGATGCTACAGAACGTGGTGAACTTAACTTGGAGCTCGATCCTGTTGGTTATGAACATATGATTAATGAACCTAGTTCGAACACCAACAGTCTCAATTTATTAGATAATGACGATATGGGCGAGACTGACAATTTAGAAGGACTCGGTAATGGCTACAATAGATCAATTATGTCAGAAGACTTTTTATTGGGACCTATGAACGACCGCAATGAGTCCAAtaacaatgaagatgaggaagatgacGCTGAAGCCAAAGTTCctaaatataatatcataAAGTCATTGCAAAAAGATGTGATATCAAACCAGTATACAATGGCAAAGAAACCTTTTGAAATCATAAAGCAGATAGAAATATTCTCGACACTCAGGAGCTTCAAACAAGCCGTGGATCCACTACCTGGTTCAAAACCGTCTACAAACCCTGATTGGTTCCAATACATATTTAAAGGCAATCAAATGAgccaaaatgaaaatatgtACTCGCTGTCTCTTCAACCTATACATACACAAGTTACAATCGCTGCTGATACCACCAAATCAGGAATTAAAATTAGTTTAGTTTTAAACAGAATGCTAGTCAAATCAAGaaagatgataataaatGAGAGAAATTTAATGCATTTACAATCAGAAGTTAAGCCAGATCTTAGCGGACTTGTGGGTGAAAGAGAAGAGTTTGATATTAGACTATCAGAAGGTCTCAACATGTTAGAGTTAAGATGTATCGATACAGCCCAAAGTCAAGAAGAAGTCGTCAAACTTTGgattaatatttttgcttGA
- the MEH1 gene encoding Meh1p (CAGL0L02211g~Putative component of the EGO complex involved in microautophagy; gene is upregulated in azole-resistant strain) → MGILLSCCKEREPEEEPLIASNQRGYGGEGAGNFEEYSDLQRLKREEENKLMAREQQLRDIVSDTNDKLIDISMISNSGIVTHGRDVSTANNDTSEGNISEQEAQRSSQIDAKSTAAVYTPLDANSASRYTVTQLRSAHSVLFDQLQSELEVRPTGDLVVNL, encoded by the coding sequence ATGGGTATTTTGCTGAGTTGTTGCAAAGAGCGGGAACCGGAGGAAGAGCCCCTTATAGCGTCGAATCAGAGAGGGTATGGTGGTGAAGGAGCTGGCAATTTCGAAGAGTACAGTGATCTACAGAGGCTGAAACGAGAGGAAGAGAACAAACTCATGGCTAGAGAACAGCAACTTCGGGATATAGTAAGTGACACGAACGATAAGCTGATTGACATTTCGATGATCAGCAACAGTGGAATAGTGACTCACGGCAGGGATGTAAGCACTGCAAATAACGATACTTCTGAAGGAAATATAAGCGAGCAAGAAGCACAGCGGTCTAGCCAAATAGATGCCAAATCAACAGCGGCAGTTTACACCCCACTTGACGCTAACTCAGCATCCAGATACACCGTCACACAACTTCGGAGTGCACACAGTGTACTATTTGACCAATTGCAATCTGAACTGGAAGTAAGACCTACAGGAGATCTTGTGGTTAATCTATAG
- the MRPL13 gene encoding mitochondrial 54S ribosomal protein mL50 MRPL13 (CAGL0L02233g~Ortholog(s) have structural constituent of ribosome activity and mitochondrial large ribosomal subunit localization): MIRSGYSAVAGRRFLHTTKVNQDFFSWFAKKKQETKVKAKPVQEVMEAVEQGKVDSLEETTSAKVKLELIPDNFIGITKLELKKQREKELFETIEINKWLSDDKVKSLESLNRIIAEASKNAGIDSAEGAFTDIQSRFAFAKSLQIKTGYIIPDYELTILKSPSDIQRYFIDNIFSGKLARYKSSEPDAIHLTQDTYSAPNVRVVDNSVPVRERKQKLKTLLKTVRDLEEEQTRRVLEEARNS; encoded by the coding sequence ATGATTAGAAGCGGTTACTCTGCTGTCGCTGGGAGACGGTTCTTGCATACCACCAAGGTGAATCAGGATTTCTTTTCCTGGTTTgccaagaagaaacagGAGACAAAAGTTAAGGCTAAGCCTGTTCAAGAGGTTATGGAAGCTGTGGAGCAAGGTAAAGTTGACTCCTTGGAGGAAACCACCAGTGCGAAAGTGAAGTTGGAGCTAATACCTGACAATTTCATTGGTATAACTAAACTGGAGCTGAAGAAACAAAGAGAGAAGGAGTTGTTCGAAACTATTGAGATTAATAAATGGCTTTCCGATGATAAAGTTAAGTCTTTGGAATCTTTGAATCGAATCATAGCCGAGGCGAGCAAGAACGCTGGTATTGACTCCGCCGAGGGAGCATTCACTGATATACAATCAAGGTTTGCTTTTGCGAAGAGCCTCCAGATCAAAACTGGTTATATTATACCTGATTATGAATTGACGATATTAAAGTCGCCTTCAGATATCCAAAGATATTTCATcgataatattttctctgGAAAGTTGGCAAGATACAAGTcttcagaaccagatgCCATTCATCTGACTCAAGATACTTATTCCGCACCCAATGTGAGAGTTGTAGACAATTCTGTACCAGTTAGAGAACGTAAACAGAAGCTAAAGACGCTGTTGAAAACGGTTAGAGATCtcgaagaagaacaaacaAGAAGAGTATTGGAAGAAGCAAGGAACAGTTGA